In a single window of the Zea mays cultivar B73 chromosome 5, Zm-B73-REFERENCE-NAM-5.0, whole genome shotgun sequence genome:
- the LOC103626687 gene encoding uncharacterized protein — protein MAWWRARVVAPARHAWLAVVVAARVRGRKRRTERAGIVDLHKDVQTCGYHDVQVMWGMLGLEAGAPSAPERRKRSPFWTWTPSFWHFASSRRTGTAAAR, from the exons ATGGCGTGGTGGCGCGCGCGGGTCGTCGCGCCAGCGCGCCACGCCTGgctcgccgtcgtcgtcgccgcgcGCGTGCGCGGCCGCAAGCGCCGCACTG AGCGCGCAGGAATCGTGGACCTCCACAAGGACGTGCAGACCTGCGGGTACCACGACGTTCAGGTGATGTGGGGCATGCTGGGCCTGGAGGCCGGCGCGCCCAGCGCTCCGGAGCGCCGGAAGCGGTCGCCGTTCTGGACCTGGACGCCGTCGTTCTGGCACTTCGCTTCGTCGCGCCGCACCGGCACGGCCGCCGCGCGGTGA